The following is a genomic window from Streptomyces sp. BHT-5-2.
CCCCACGGTGGCATCACTCTTCAGCAGGAGACCTCCTCGTGGAGACCTTCATTCAGCACGCCCGGGGCCTGACCGCCCGTATCGCCGCGCAGCCCGAGGACCAGGAGTCCTTCGGCCGGCTGGCGGCCGGCCAGTCCCCCCTCGCCCTGTTCATCACCTGCTCCGACTCCCGGGTCGTCCCGTCCCTGATCACGGGCGCACGCCCCGGAGAACTCTTCGAACTCCGCACGGCGGGCAACGCCGTGCCCGTCCACCAGGAAGGCATGGCGGCCGGCGCGGAGGCCGCCACCATCGAGTACGCGATGCGGGTCCTGCGGGTCGCCGACATCATCGTCTGCGGCCACTCGCACTGCGGCGCGGTCGGCGCCCGGGCCCGCGGCGAGGACCTGACCGGGGCGCCCGCCGTCCGCGACTGGCTCACCCGCCAACTCTCCGACGAACTCCCGGGCGACGACGGGCCGGCCGTCACCAAGGCCGTGCAGCGCCATGTGTGCCGGCAGCTGGACCGGCTGGGCGGCCATCCGTGTGTGCGGGAGCGGCTGGACGCCGGCGAGGTGCGGCTGCACGGCTGGTTCTACGAGGTGCACACCGGGTCGGTGTCGGTGTACCGGCCGGCCGTCGACGCGTTCCTCCCCCTGTGAAGGCGAGCTGTACGTGATGAAGCGTTTTCCTTTCCTCCGGGCGGACTTCACCGCCTCCCTCGTCGTCTTCCTGGTAGCCGTCCCGCTGTGCGTGGGCGTGGCGGTGGCCTCCGGTGTGCCGGCCGAACTGGGCCTGGTCACCGGCATCGTCGGCGGGCTGGTCACCGGGCTGCTGCCCGGCAGCAGCCTCCAGGTCAGCGGCCCCGCCGCCGGTCTGACGGTGCTGGTCTTCGAAGCGGTCAAGGAGTACGGACTGGGCGCGCTGGGCGCCCTGGTCCTGGCCGCCGGACTGTTCCAACTGGCCATGGGTGCACTCAAGTTGGGACGCTGGTTCCGGGCCATCTCGGTCGCGGTGGTGCAGGGCATGCTGGCGGGCATCGGGCTGGTCCTGATCACGGGGCAGCTCTACGCGC
Proteins encoded in this region:
- a CDS encoding carbonic anhydrase is translated as METFIQHARGLTARIAAQPEDQESFGRLAAGQSPLALFITCSDSRVVPSLITGARPGELFELRTAGNAVPVHQEGMAAGAEAATIEYAMRVLRVADIIVCGHSHCGAVGARARGEDLTGAPAVRDWLTRQLSDELPGDDGPAVTKAVQRHVCRQLDRLGGHPCVRERLDAGEVRLHGWFYEVHTGSVSVYRPAVDAFLPL